In a single window of the Callithrix jacchus isolate 240 chromosome 1, calJac240_pri, whole genome shotgun sequence genome:
- the MRPL50 gene encoding large ribosomal subunit protein mL50, giving the protein MAARYVSGIAGRVFLWKVSGAPRREFWSRSRKEIEPVVAETVEEAKKESILVCPPLRSRAYTPPEDLQSRLESYVKKVFGSSLPCNWQDVSLEDGRLKFSLLVHLADDLGHVVPNSRLHQMCRVRDVLEFYNIPVQDRSKFDELSASNLPPNLKITWSY; this is encoded by the exons ATGGCCGCGCGATATGTGTCTGGCATTGCCGGAAGAGTCTTCCTGTGGAAAGTCTCAGGGGCACCACGTAGAGAATTTTGGTCTCGATCCAG AAAAGAGATAGAGCCAGTGGTTGCTGAGACTGTAGAAGAGGCGAAAAAGGAATCTATCCTAGTGTGTCCACCCTTACGAAGCCGAGCATACACACCACCTGAAGATCTCCAGAGTCGTTTGGAATCTTATGTTAAAAAAGTTTTTGGTTCATCTCTTCCTTGTAATTGGCAAGACGTCTCCCTGGAAGATGGCCGTCTAAAGTTCAGTCTCTTGGTGCATTTAGCTGATGACTTGGGTCATGTAGTCCCTAATTCTAGACTCCACCAGATGTGCAGGGTTAGAGATGTTCTTGAATTCTATAACATTCCTGTTCAAGATAGATCTAAATTTGATGAACTCAGTGCCAGTAATCTGCCCCCCAATTTGAAAATCACTTGGAGCTACTAA